A window of the Clupea harengus chromosome 8, Ch_v2.0.2, whole genome shotgun sequence genome harbors these coding sequences:
- the tmem126a gene encoding transmembrane protein 126A, with amino-acid sequence MSSQEPVTSQTMPRGLHVEMLIKNFEKLSNDDRTLFSNGSMYLGVNAGFAGLIANSFFRRLLNVTQGRITSSLPMATLPFLTTVALYNATVTNPLLLGELNCPTCVVVRGALVGVAAAGVYPLILALPVNAGLASRYNTAPMPEKGNIMRYWVNATRPVVRKMSFIFVLQGLFGAYVSKRHFDIYLTLLKMTGTDDELHD; translated from the exons ATGTCAAGTCAAGAACCAGTAACCTCGCAAACAATGCCGAGAGGCTTGCATGTCGAAATGCTTATCAAAAACTTTGAAAAGCTTTCGAACGATGACAG AACCCTCTTTTCAAACGGATCCATGTATTTGGGGGTAAATGCGGGCTTTGCTGGATTGATAGCAAACAGTTTCTTTCGGCGTCTACTCAATGTCACACAAGGGCGCATAACGTCCAGTCTTCCAATGGCAACATTACCTTTTCTAACCACTGTGGCACTGTACAATGCTACTGTGACAAACCCCTTACTTTTGG GAGAGCTCAACTGTCCTACGTGTGTGGTGGTCAGAGGTGCCTTGGTAGGAGTGGCGGCCGCTGGAGTGTATCCTCTTATTTTGGCTCTACCCGTCAATGCAGGGCTTGCATCCAG ATACAACACGGCACCAATGCCAGAGAAGGGAAACATCATGCGGTATTGGGTGAACGCCACTCGTCCCGTTGTGAGAAAAATGTcttttatatttgtgttgcaAGGATTGTTTGGGGCCTACGTTTCCAAAAGACATTTTGACATTTATCTAACATTGCTGAAAATGACCGGCACGGATGATGAACTCCATGATTAG